The Bacteroidales bacterium genome includes a region encoding these proteins:
- a CDS encoding DUF2807 domain-containing protein, whose amino-acid sequence MKKFIFIIIFAGLLFTCQKAKDCLTGAGKEVIIESPVSDFDSLFVNDVFEVHLIQDTVNYITIKANKAFAESTTFKITDNTLILENNHKCKFSKPKKNKIKIYLQVKKISKIRLNAPSKLISDNVLQHENEIGLIADSKFNEADLKLNCKTFYYWNTHLNGGKINLQGEVETLKLWHSSLCCVDANNLSAENVLVDTDSNADSYIRVKNKLDCTIRGHGNIYYYGNPGILIINDTTSLGKLIFLGE is encoded by the coding sequence ATGAAAAAATTTATTTTTATAATAATTTTTGCAGGATTATTATTCACCTGTCAAAAAGCAAAAGATTGTCTCACAGGAGCCGGAAAAGAAGTTATTATTGAAAGTCCGGTTTCTGACTTCGACAGTTTATTTGTAAATGATGTATTTGAAGTTCATTTGATTCAAGACACAGTAAATTACATTACAATAAAAGCAAACAAGGCTTTTGCAGAATCTACTACTTTCAAAATTACAGATAACACTCTAATTTTGGAAAACAATCATAAATGTAAATTCTCTAAACCAAAAAAAAATAAAATAAAAATTTATCTGCAAGTAAAAAAAATAAGCAAAATAAGATTAAATGCCCCTTCAAAACTTATTTCAGATAATGTATTACAGCATGAAAATGAAATAGGATTAATAGCAGATTCAAAATTTAATGAGGCTGATTTAAAATTAAATTGTAAAACCTTTTATTATTGGAACACACATTTAAACGGAGGAAAAATAAACTTGCAAGGAGAAGTTGAGACTCTGAAACTATGGCACTCAAGCCTATGCTGTGTTGATGCAAATAATTTATCAGCAGAAAATGTTTTAGTTGATACTGATTCTAATGCAGATTCTTATATCAGGGTAAAAAACAAACTGGATTGCACTATTCGCGGACACGGTAATATTTATTACTACGGAAATCCGGGTATTTTAATTATTAATGATACAACTTCCTTAGGAAAGTTGATATTTTTGGGAGAATAA